A window from Macaca thibetana thibetana isolate TM-01 chromosome 7, ASM2454274v1, whole genome shotgun sequence encodes these proteins:
- the LOC126958754 gene encoding olfactory receptor 4K15 codes for MLTSLTDLCFSPIQATETKSLPKSMNETNHSRVTEFVLLGLSSSRELQPFLFLIFSLFYLAILLGNFLIILTVTSDSRLHTPMYFLLANLSFIDVCVASFATPKMIADSLVERKTISFDACLAQIFFVHLFTGSEMVLLVSMAYDRYVAICKPLHYMTIMSRRLCVVLVLISWFVGFIHTTSQLAFTVNLPFCGPNKVDSFFCDLPLVTKLACTDTYVVSLLIVADSGFLSLSSFLLLVVSYTVILVTVRNRSSASMAKARSTLTAHITVVTLFFGPCIFIYVWPFSSYSVDKVLAVFYTIFTPILNPVIYTLRNKEVKAAMSKLKSRYLKPGQVSVVIRNALS; via the coding sequence ATGCTCACTTCATTAACTGACCTCTGTTTCTCTCCTATTCAGGCAACTGAAACTAAGTCCCTTCCAAAATCAATGAATGAGACAAATCATTCTCGGGTGACAGAATTTGTATTGCTGGGACTGTCTAGTTCAAGAGAGCTCCAACCTTTcttgtttcttatattttcactattttatcTAGCAATTCTGTTGGGCAACTTTCTCATCATCCTCACTGTGACCTCAGATTCCCGCCTTCACACCCCTATGTACTTTCTGCTTGCAAACCTGTCATTTATAGACGTATGTGTTGCCTCTTTTGCTACCCCTAAAATGATTGCAGACTCCCTGGTTGAGCGCAAGACTATTTCTTTTGATGCCTGCCTGGCCCAGATTTTCTTTGTTCATCTCTTCACTGGCAGTGAAATGGTGCTCCTAGTTTCCATGGCCTATGACCGTTATGTTGCTATATGCAAACCTCTCCATTACATGACGATCATGAGCCGCCGCCTATGTGTTGTGCTCGTCCTCATTTCCTGGTTTGTGGGCTTCATCCATACTACCAGCCAGTTAGCATTCACTGTTAACCTGCCATTTTGTGGTCCTAATAAGGTAGATAGTTTTTTCTGTGACCTTCCTCTAGTGACCAAGTTAGCCTGCACAGACACTTATGTTGTCAGCCTACTAATAGTTGCAGATAGTGGCTTTCTctctctgagttcctttctcCTCTTGGTTGTCTCCTACACTGTAATACTTGTTACAGTTAGGAATCGCTCCTCTGCGAGCATGGCGAAGGCCCGCTCCACATTGACTGCTCACATCACTGTGGTCACTTTATTCTTTGGACCGTGCATTTTCATCTACGTGTGGCCCTTCAGCAGTTACTCAGTTGACAAAGTCCTTGCTGTATTCTACACCATCTTCACGCCTATTTTAAACCCTGTAATCTACACGCTAAGAAACAAAGAAGTGAAGGCAGCTATGTCAAAACTGAAGAGTCGGTATCTGAAGCCTGGTCAGGTTTCTGTAGTCATAAGAAATGCTCTTTCCTAG